Proteins encoded by one window of Paenibacillus antri:
- a CDS encoding DUF6855 family protein codes for MTNANGAGTKENPWKLKTPPLTSEYEMYKDEKDGKDILVCTVGKTVLHYDYRCIDDLHTMLKHRGDWMELGSADEQKPAKEGTVEAWGRSPDNPVGGWYGLKKGFRGRFGMYIPPLLEELGLAEVEHQPRNNRMRAI; via the coding sequence GTGACGAATGCGAACGGAGCCGGGACGAAAGAAAACCCCTGGAAGCTAAAGACGCCCCCGCTCACGTCCGAGTACGAGATGTACAAGGATGAGAAAGACGGGAAAGACATACTGGTTTGTACGGTCGGGAAGACGGTGCTGCATTACGATTATCGGTGCATCGACGACTTACATACGATGCTCAAGCATCGCGGCGACTGGATGGAGCTCGGCAGCGCCGACGAGCAGAAGCCGGCCAAGGAAGGAACGGTGGAGGCCTGGGGCCGTTCCCCCGACAATCCGGTCGGGGGATGGTACGGGCTGAAGAAGGGCTTCCGAGGCCGCTTCGGCATGTATATCCCTCCCCTTCTGGAGGAGCTCGGTCTTGCGGAAGTGGAGCATCAACCCCGCAACAATCGGATGCGGGCGATCTAA
- a CDS encoding D-alanyl-D-alanine carboxypeptidase family protein has protein sequence MKRTALRLALPKSYHWPTTPSIRAKAAIVIDARTGGTLFAKAANQPVYPASMTKMLTTLLLLEACADDETFVVGDEVRLREDGESSAGLLEGEERTAGSLAEALMLASGNDAARTVARQLVRKHCGKTLSAERSMDYFAELMNWKARELGAANTRFANAHGLHDPNHVSTAADLARIARRAMRNERFRELAGRKVGEDGRYRNRNLLLQPDSPFYDAAATGLKTGFTSAAGYCLAASASAGDVDLIAVALRSTKDGRWTDVRKLLDYGFRLRRGIAERDCQNEKKRLF, from the coding sequence ATGAAACGCACTGCGCTCCGACTTGCCCTGCCGAAAAGCTACCATTGGCCGACGACCCCGAGCATCCGGGCGAAGGCGGCAATCGTCATCGACGCGAGGACCGGCGGGACGTTGTTCGCGAAGGCGGCGAACCAACCCGTTTACCCGGCCAGCATGACGAAGATGTTGACGACGCTTCTGCTGCTGGAGGCTTGCGCCGACGACGAGACGTTCGTCGTCGGGGACGAGGTCCGGCTGCGGGAGGACGGCGAGAGCTCCGCCGGCCTGCTCGAGGGCGAAGAGCGGACCGCGGGAAGCTTGGCCGAAGCGTTGATGCTGGCGTCCGGCAACGACGCGGCCCGGACGGTCGCCCGTCAGCTTGTCCGGAAGCATTGCGGGAAGACGTTGTCCGCGGAGCGCAGCATGGACTATTTCGCCGAGCTGATGAACTGGAAGGCGCGGGAGCTCGGCGCGGCGAATACGCGCTTCGCGAACGCGCACGGGCTGCATGATCCGAACCATGTTTCCACGGCGGCCGACCTCGCGCGGATCGCGCGGCGGGCGATGCGGAACGAACGGTTCCGCGAGCTCGCGGGACGGAAGGTCGGCGAGGACGGGCGGTACCGTAACCGCAACCTGCTGCTGCAGCCGGACAGCCCGTTCTACGACGCCGCGGCCACGGGTCTGAAGACCGGCTTCACGAGCGCGGCGGGGTATTGCCTCGCGGCTTCGGCGAGCGCCGGAGACGTCGACCTGATCGCGGTCGCGCTTCGTTCGACGAAAGACGGCCGGTGGACGGACGTCCGCAAACTGCTGGACTACGGCTTCCGGCTGCGCCGAGGAATCGCGGAACGGGATTGTCAAAACGAGAAGAAACGATTATTCTGA
- the sigJ gene encoding RNA polymerase sigma factor SigJ produces the protein MSTESLYNAYRKPLFSLAYRMMGSVMDAEDVVQEAFLAYDQLPDPAAIRNERAFLYKIVTNRCLDLLRSSAHRRELYVGPWLPEPLVDPGLPDDDPSTAYLRRESISTAYLLLLQQLNAVERAVFLLREIFDYSYDEIADMIGKSSANCRQIFHRARKSVRFEPDQTPSNSVAEEKVKEFVQSLLQGNTGKMLELVSENVAFYSDGGGKVRAAQIPVIGSEPVVRLHLNLLKMYEGKFKYMFLTVNGLPGIRIDVGDTRFVYSFDIRDERIRTIYAVANPDKLKHV, from the coding sequence ATGAGCACAGAGTCGTTGTATAATGCGTACCGAAAGCCGCTCTTCTCCTTAGCTTATCGCATGATGGGAAGCGTCATGGATGCGGAAGACGTCGTGCAAGAAGCCTTCCTCGCTTATGATCAATTGCCGGACCCCGCCGCCATTCGGAATGAGCGGGCGTTCCTATACAAAATCGTGACGAACCGCTGTCTGGACCTTCTCCGTTCGTCCGCGCATCGACGCGAGCTGTACGTCGGGCCGTGGCTTCCGGAGCCCTTGGTCGATCCGGGGCTCCCGGATGACGACCCTTCCACCGCTTATTTGCGGCGCGAATCGATCTCCACGGCTTATTTGTTGCTCCTGCAGCAGCTGAACGCGGTAGAGCGGGCTGTCTTTCTCCTGCGCGAGATTTTCGACTATTCGTATGACGAAATCGCCGACATGATCGGCAAGAGCAGCGCGAACTGCCGCCAGATTTTCCATCGCGCCCGGAAGAGCGTTCGTTTCGAACCGGATCAAACTCCGTCGAATTCCGTCGCAGAGGAGAAAGTTAAGGAATTCGTTCAATCGCTGCTACAAGGCAACACCGGGAAGATGCTTGAACTGGTCAGCGAAAATGTGGCGTTCTACTCGGACGGCGGAGGCAAAGTCCGCGCGGCGCAAATCCCGGTGATCGGCAGCGAACCGGTCGTCCGATTGCATCTCAACTTGCTGAAAATGTACGAGGGCAAGTTCAAATACATGTTCTTAACCGTAAACGGCCTGCCGGGCATTCGTATCGATGTCGGCGATACGAGGTTCGTCTATTCGTTCGATATCCGCGATGAACGAATCCGGACGATCTACGCCGTGGCGAATCCGGATAAATTAAAGCATGTATAA
- a CDS encoding phytoene desaturase family protein, which translates to MQNYEVAVVGGGIAGLTAAIYAAKAGKRTIVIEKQERLGGRAISLKKEGAYFNLGGHALYHGDALATFREWGLSLEGGRPSIDGYGIWNGKLLALPMGMTSLLTTPLFSWKGKMELASWLMKLGKLDTLRYERISLREWMEAHLHDPMVRNFFYALFRTASYVVAPDLQAAGPVLRQLQSSLKGVLYLDRGWGAMVDELAEIAGRLGVKMITGCQVASIEHREGAVRHVRCEDGTTIEADHAIVTAPPAIAHRLVPHAEATALHAWREQAIEITAACLDVALRRLPRPNQQFVYGIDRTVFLSNQSRVAYLSDDGAQVLSVIKYQGEEKDPVRDLQELEQTLDLVQPGWRNEVVAKQYFPKITVCHDFVHMKRKHRPGPAVPEIAGLYVAGEWATHGEMLVDAATASAKRAVQHILLHEDAERKTRDEHRVVV; encoded by the coding sequence ATGCAGAACTATGAAGTAGCGGTCGTAGGCGGGGGAATCGCGGGGTTAACGGCAGCGATCTATGCGGCGAAAGCAGGGAAACGAACGATTGTCATCGAGAAGCAGGAGCGCTTGGGGGGGCGGGCCATCTCGCTCAAGAAGGAGGGGGCTTACTTTAACCTAGGCGGTCACGCTTTGTACCATGGGGATGCATTGGCTACGTTCCGCGAATGGGGTCTGAGCCTGGAAGGGGGCCGGCCTTCGATCGACGGCTACGGAATATGGAACGGGAAATTGCTCGCCTTGCCCATGGGGATGACATCCTTGCTGACGACCCCGCTATTCTCTTGGAAGGGGAAGATGGAGCTTGCCTCTTGGTTGATGAAGCTCGGCAAGCTGGACACCCTGCGCTATGAACGCATCAGTCTGCGCGAATGGATGGAAGCGCATCTGCACGACCCTATGGTACGAAATTTCTTCTACGCTTTGTTCCGCACGGCAAGCTATGTGGTAGCTCCCGATTTACAAGCTGCGGGCCCGGTGCTGCGGCAGCTCCAAAGCTCGCTGAAAGGCGTACTCTACTTGGACCGAGGCTGGGGAGCCATGGTCGATGAACTCGCCGAAATCGCAGGCAGACTTGGGGTAAAGATGATAACGGGTTGCCAGGTCGCATCCATCGAGCACCGGGAAGGGGCCGTACGGCATGTCCGATGCGAAGACGGAACGACGATCGAAGCCGACCATGCGATCGTTACCGCTCCTCCGGCGATCGCGCATCGACTGGTGCCCCATGCGGAAGCGACCGCTCTTCATGCCTGGAGAGAGCAGGCGATCGAGATCACCGCGGCTTGCCTGGACGTCGCGCTGCGGCGTCTGCCAAGACCGAATCAGCAATTCGTGTACGGGATCGACCGGACGGTATTCCTAAGCAATCAGTCGCGCGTGGCATACCTGAGCGATGACGGCGCTCAAGTTCTGAGCGTGATCAAGTACCAGGGAGAAGAGAAAGATCCGGTTAGAGATTTACAGGAGTTGGAGCAAACCTTAGACTTAGTACAACCGGGTTGGCGGAACGAGGTCGTCGCGAAACAATATTTTCCGAAAATTACGGTTTGCCACGATTTCGTGCATATGAAACGCAAGCATCGGCCGGGGCCCGCCGTGCCGGAAATCGCCGGGTTATATGTAGCCGGGGAATGGGCGACGCATGGCGAGATGTTGGTGGACGCCGCGACGGCCAGCGCCAAACGAGCGGTACAACATATCCTATTGCATGAGGATGCGGAGAGGAAGACCCGCGATGAGCACAGAGTCGTTGTATAA
- a CDS encoding VOC family protein, with protein MILRLNPYLFMDGQAKEAIAFYEKTLDAKLLGVQTFGEMPANPEFPIPEAAKDRVAHSMLKIGETDLMISDTFPGQPLKQGEQVTVCITTNDSRKSKSVFDALQDGGTVNMPFQETFWTPGYGVVTDKFGVTFHITTETAAK; from the coding sequence ATGATCCTGCGATTAAACCCTTACCTCTTCATGGACGGACAAGCGAAAGAAGCGATCGCCTTCTACGAGAAAACGTTGGATGCGAAGCTCCTCGGCGTGCAGACGTTCGGCGAGATGCCGGCGAACCCCGAGTTTCCGATTCCGGAAGCCGCGAAAGACCGCGTCGCTCATTCGATGTTGAAGATCGGAGAGACGGATTTGATGATCTCCGATACGTTCCCGGGACAACCCCTGAAGCAAGGCGAACAAGTGACCGTGTGCATTACGACGAACGATTCCCGGAAGTCGAAAAGCGTCTTCGACGCGCTGCAAGACGGCGGCACCGTCAATATGCCTTTCCAAGAGACGTTCTGGACGCCCGGATACGGCGTCGTCACGGACAAGTTCGGCGTTACGTTCCACATCACGACGGAAACCGCAGCGAAGTAA